A stretch of Ranitomeya variabilis isolate aRanVar5 chromosome 3, aRanVar5.hap1, whole genome shotgun sequence DNA encodes these proteins:
- the BLACAT1 gene encoding bladder cancer associated transcript 1, producing MPQFTFACFCGLHGFCNMKPKKEESQSEQETSV from the coding sequence ATGCCTCAATTTACCTTTGCATGTTTCTGTGGTCTTCATGGGTTCTGCAACATGAAGCCAAAGAAAGAGGAATCGCAATCTGAACAGGAGACTTCAGTATGA